The following proteins are co-located in the Paroedura picta isolate Pp20150507F chromosome 18, Ppicta_v3.0, whole genome shotgun sequence genome:
- the MORF4L1 gene encoding mortality factor 4-like protein 1 isoform X2 → MAPKQDPKPKFQEGERVLCFHGPLLYEAKCVKVAIKDKQVKYFIHYSGWNKKDEWVPESRVLKYVDANLQKQKELQKANQEQYAEGKMRGAAPGKKASGLQQKNVEVFFRRDGAHAVCSLETPAIPTRKTKKNKQKNPGIGEGSSTSENPQPPRKKRARVDPTVESEETFMNRVEVKVKIPEELKPWLVDDWDLITRQKQLFYLPAKKNVDSILEDYANYKKSRGNTDNKEYAVNEVVAGIKEYFNVMLGTQLLYKFERPQYAEILADHPDAPMSQVYGAPHLLRLFVRIGAMLAYTPLDEKSLALLLNYLHDFLKYLAKNSSMLFSASDYEVAPPEYHRKAV, encoded by the exons ATGGCGCCCAAGCAGGACCCGAAGCCCAAATTCCAGGAGG gCGAGCGGGTGCTGTGCTTCCATGGGCCGCTCCTCTACGAAGCCAAG tgTGTGAAGGTGGCCATCAAGGACAAGCAGGTGAAGTACTTCATCCACTACAGCGGCTGGAATAAGAAG GATGAATGGGTTCCAGAGAGCAGAGTGCTCAAATACGTCGACGCCAATCTGCAGAAGCAGAAAGAACTCCAGAAGGCCAATCA GGAACAGTATGCAGAAGGAAAGATGAGAGGGGCTGCTCCGGGCAAGAAAGCGTCGGGTCTCCAGCAGAAAAATGTTGAAGT ATTTTTCAGACGAGATGGAGCGCATGCAGTTTGCAGTTTGGAGACCCCCGCAATACCGACGCG GAAAACGAAAAAGAACAAACAGAAAA ATCCAGGGATCGGGGAAGGCAGCAGTACCAGTGAGAACCCTCAGCCTCCCAGGAAGAAACGGGCTCGTGTCGATCCCACCGTCGAAAGC GAAGAAACCTTTATGAACAGAGTGGAAGTGAAGGTGAAAATACCAGAGGAGCTGAAACCGTGGCTGGTAGATGACTGGGATTTGATCACCCGGCAGAAGCAG CTCTTCTACCTTCCTGCCAAGAAGAACGTCGACTCTATTTTAGAGGACTACGCAAACTACAAGAAGTCTCGCGGCAACACCGATAACAa GGAGTATGCTGTCAATGAAGTTGTCGCGGGCATCAAAGAATACTTCAACGTAATGCTCGGCACGCAGCTGCTGTATAAGTTTGAGAGGCCGCAGTACGCAGAGATCTTGGCAGATCATCCCGATGCACCGATGTCGCAGGTCTACGGTGCCCCACACCTCCTCCGCTTATTTG TCCGGATCGGAGCGATGCTTGCCTACACACCCCTTGACGAGAAGAGCTTGGCCTTGCTGTTGAACTACTTGCACGACTTCTTAAA
- the MORF4L1 gene encoding mortality factor 4-like protein 1 isoform X1 → MAPKQDPKPKFQEGERVLCFHGPLLYEAKCVKVAIKDKQVKYFIHYSGWNKNWDEWVPESRVLKYVDANLQKQKELQKANQEQYAEGKMRGAAPGKKASGLQQKNVEVFFRRDGAHAVCSLETPAIPTRKTKKNKQKNPGIGEGSSTSENPQPPRKKRARVDPTVESEETFMNRVEVKVKIPEELKPWLVDDWDLITRQKQLFYLPAKKNVDSILEDYANYKKSRGNTDNKEYAVNEVVAGIKEYFNVMLGTQLLYKFERPQYAEILADHPDAPMSQVYGAPHLLRLFVRIGAMLAYTPLDEKSLALLLNYLHDFLKYLAKNSSMLFSASDYEVAPPEYHRKAV, encoded by the exons ATGGCGCCCAAGCAGGACCCGAAGCCCAAATTCCAGGAGG gCGAGCGGGTGCTGTGCTTCCATGGGCCGCTCCTCTACGAAGCCAAG tgTGTGAAGGTGGCCATCAAGGACAAGCAGGTGAAGTACTTCATCCACTACAGCGGCTGGAATAAGAA CTGGGATGAATGGGTTCCAGAGAGCAGAGTGCTCAAATACGTCGACGCCAATCTGCAGAAGCAGAAAGAACTCCAGAAGGCCAATCA GGAACAGTATGCAGAAGGAAAGATGAGAGGGGCTGCTCCGGGCAAGAAAGCGTCGGGTCTCCAGCAGAAAAATGTTGAAGT ATTTTTCAGACGAGATGGAGCGCATGCAGTTTGCAGTTTGGAGACCCCCGCAATACCGACGCG GAAAACGAAAAAGAACAAACAGAAAA ATCCAGGGATCGGGGAAGGCAGCAGTACCAGTGAGAACCCTCAGCCTCCCAGGAAGAAACGGGCTCGTGTCGATCCCACCGTCGAAAGC GAAGAAACCTTTATGAACAGAGTGGAAGTGAAGGTGAAAATACCAGAGGAGCTGAAACCGTGGCTGGTAGATGACTGGGATTTGATCACCCGGCAGAAGCAG CTCTTCTACCTTCCTGCCAAGAAGAACGTCGACTCTATTTTAGAGGACTACGCAAACTACAAGAAGTCTCGCGGCAACACCGATAACAa GGAGTATGCTGTCAATGAAGTTGTCGCGGGCATCAAAGAATACTTCAACGTAATGCTCGGCACGCAGCTGCTGTATAAGTTTGAGAGGCCGCAGTACGCAGAGATCTTGGCAGATCATCCCGATGCACCGATGTCGCAGGTCTACGGTGCCCCACACCTCCTCCGCTTATTTG TCCGGATCGGAGCGATGCTTGCCTACACACCCCTTGACGAGAAGAGCTTGGCCTTGCTGTTGAACTACTTGCACGACTTCTTAAA